The following are from one region of the Mycolicibacterium diernhoferi genome:
- a CDS encoding Mce protein — MADDAATPSGEVSESASETDPSAEPTAGEETSEASVEDDAVEDAEGVEDFDEAVAAATATPAMSHVRLATIVGLVVVLALAGLVGWLGFRTYESKNLEAKRELFLQVGRQGAINLTTIDWENAEADVQRILDSATGTFYDDFQQRAAPFVEVVKQAQSKSVGTVTEAGLESESETEGQVLLAVTVKTSNAGALEQQPRLWRMRVTVQDMGDDQVKVSNVEFVP, encoded by the coding sequence ACCCCCTCCGGGGAAGTGAGCGAGTCCGCATCCGAAACCGACCCATCAGCTGAACCGACAGCCGGCGAGGAGACCTCCGAGGCCTCCGTCGAGGACGACGCTGTCGAGGATGCCGAGGGCGTAGAGGATTTCGACGAGGCGGTGGCGGCAGCGACCGCCACGCCGGCCATGTCGCATGTCCGGCTGGCGACCATCGTCGGGCTGGTGGTGGTGCTCGCGCTGGCGGGCCTGGTCGGCTGGCTCGGGTTCCGCACCTACGAGTCGAAGAACCTGGAGGCCAAGCGCGAGCTGTTCCTCCAGGTCGGCAGGCAGGGCGCGATCAACCTGACCACCATCGACTGGGAGAACGCCGAAGCCGACGTGCAGCGCATCCTGGATTCGGCGACCGGCACGTTCTACGACGATTTCCAGCAGCGTGCCGCCCCGTTCGTCGAGGTGGTCAAGCAGGCGCAGTCGAAGTCGGTCGGCACCGTCACCGAGGCGGGCCTGGAATCGGAGTCCGAGACCGAGGGGCAGGTCCTGCTCGCGGTGACGGTCAAGACATCCAATGCCGGTGCGCTCGAACAACAACCGCGACTGTGGCGGATGCGTGTCACCGTTCAGGACATGGGCGATGACCAGGTGAAGGTTTCCAACGTGGAGTTCGTACCGTGA